Proteins from one Impatiens glandulifera chromosome 2, dImpGla2.1, whole genome shotgun sequence genomic window:
- the LOC124924580 gene encoding GDSL esterase/lipase At5g55050-like — translation MAKTSDFSSIHLGTMFFAVALVVVFFLRSHSVAADNNPPALFIFGDSTADVGTNTYLPNSLVRADFPFYGIDFLHSKPTGRFSNGFNSADFLGKLMGLRRSPPPFLLLVDTRRGIQKHACKGVNFASAGAGLLDDTGRTLGVVPMSKQIEQFTTVHSNLTSLLGNNKARELLKQAIFSISIGSNDILGYFATNSTIPKEQFIVALMITYRNQVKALYDLGARKFGIISVPPIGCCPSQRLHAAGNCFEAMNDFATSFYTSLDSLLRKLSTQLQGIKYSLGNTYEMTINVIKHPLAFNFTDVKGACCGGGTLNAVLPCNATANLCPNRKQYLFWDLFHPTQVASQLAAVTLFSGGPQFVSPINFGQLVEGN, via the exons ATGGCAAAAACAAGCGATTTCTCTTCAATTCACCTGGGCACAATGTTCTTTGCTGTGGCATTAGTAGTGGTCTTCTTTCTCAGGTCTCACTCAGTTGCTGCTGACAATAATCCACCTGCCCTTTTTATATTTGGAGACTCAACGGCAGATGTTGGAACTAACACCTACTTGCCTAATAGCCTTGTTCGAGCTGACTTTCCCTTTTACGGGATCGACTTCCTCCACTCGAAGCCTACTGGAAGGTTCAGCAATGGTTTTAACAGTGCCGACTTTCTGG GCAAACTAATGGGCCTCAGACGAAGCCCACCGCCTTTTCTATTACTTGTGGATACCCGTCGTGGCATCCAGAAACATGCCTGCAAAGGTGTTAACTTCGCCTCAGCAGGAGCTGGTTTACTTGACGACACAGGACGAACTCTG GGTGTGGTTCCAATGTCCAAGCAGATAGAGCAATTTACAACTGTTCATAGCAACCTCACATCTCTATTGGGTAATAACAAGGCAAGGGAATTGCTAAAACAAGCCATATTTTCAATCAGTATCGGAAGCAACGATATCTTAGGCTATTTCGCAACAAATAGCACTATCCCAAAGGAACAATTCATTGTCGCTCTAATGATCACATATCGAAACCAAGTTAAA GCTCTGTACGATCTTGGAGCAAGGAAATTTGGGATCATCAGTGTCCCACCAATAGGGTGTTGCCCATCTCAAAGACTTCACGCGGCTGGTAACTGTTTTGAAGCTATGAACGATTTCGCAACAAGTTTCTATACTTCTTTAGATAGCCTGCTTAGGAAACTCAGCACACAGCTTCAGGGGATAAAGTACTCACTTGGGAACACATATGAAATGACCATAAATGTCATAAAACATCCTCTTGCCTTCA aTTTCACAGACGTGAAAGGTGCATGTTGTGGAGGTGGTACGCTCAATGCTGTGCTACCTTGTAATGCAACTGCTAACCTTTGTCCCAATCGCAAACAATACCTCTTTTGGGATTTATTCCACCCAACACAAGTTGCATCTCAGCTGGCAGCAGTTACTCTTTTCTCGGGTGGTCCTCAGTTCGTTAGCCCCATAAACTTTGGACAATTAGTAGAGGgcaattag